In one window of Blastopirellula marina DNA:
- the flgK gene encoding flagellar hook-associated protein FlgK → MSLFSSLQQASNALNAAQIGLQVTGNNIANVNTPDYLRQRVIYTPAPTQAIGNLRLGLGVHVEAIVQQVDQFLEERLRGSRSDLAKGETQENTYTQLDALIGELSDTDISTSLNNFFGSINDILNQPEDLGVRNLTILRGETLADDVKRLYERVQQVQQDTDDRIRNAADDINGLLTDIADLNEKIVNMEGGVTKSDAVGLRDQRQQKLTALSELIGVKSVEQPNGSVSVFAGGEYLVTDGIAREVYADEEVRDGQSFADVKIAEFDSPIQTDSGKLAGLINSRDNILGDFLGQLDEFAKSFIYEFNKVFSSGQGLTGYKSIESEHLVATGQTDDPLDQAGLPFTPENGSFQVKLLNRQTGITETHEIFVQLNGTSEDTSLEDLRADIDNIDGLTATISLDGQLSIEADQPNVEFAFADDTSGALAALGIGTFFTGSSALDIGVNVAVSDDPAKFAASRSGIGKDTDNAVELASFSDRKLDSFAGTSIASYYKDMVGNVAQSGAVTRGITEGFRTFKDTLEAQKMGVSGVNLDEEAVRMIAYQRQFQASSRMISTLDELLEILVNL, encoded by the coding sequence ATGTCTCTATTTAGTTCGCTCCAACAAGCCAGCAATGCCTTGAATGCAGCCCAGATTGGGCTTCAGGTAACTGGCAATAATATCGCCAATGTGAATACGCCTGACTATCTTCGTCAGCGCGTAATCTACACACCTGCGCCGACGCAGGCGATTGGAAATTTACGTTTGGGCTTAGGCGTTCACGTCGAAGCCATCGTCCAGCAAGTCGACCAATTCCTAGAGGAACGTCTACGTGGGTCGCGCAGCGACTTGGCCAAAGGCGAGACGCAAGAGAACACCTATACCCAGCTGGATGCCCTGATTGGTGAACTCAGCGATACTGACATCAGCACATCGCTCAATAACTTCTTCGGTTCGATCAACGATATTCTCAACCAGCCGGAAGACCTCGGCGTTCGTAACCTGACGATCCTGCGTGGTGAAACGCTAGCAGACGACGTAAAGCGTTTGTACGAGCGTGTCCAACAGGTCCAACAAGATACCGATGATCGAATTCGCAACGCGGCAGATGACATTAACGGGCTATTGACCGACATTGCCGATCTCAACGAGAAGATCGTTAATATGGAAGGTGGCGTGACGAAGAGCGATGCGGTTGGTCTTCGCGATCAGCGGCAACAAAAGCTTACCGCGCTTTCCGAGCTGATCGGCGTTAAATCGGTGGAACAGCCAAACGGATCCGTCTCAGTCTTTGCCGGCGGCGAGTACCTTGTAACCGATGGCATAGCCCGTGAAGTTTACGCCGACGAGGAAGTTCGCGATGGGCAATCGTTCGCCGATGTGAAGATCGCCGAATTCGATTCTCCCATTCAAACTGACTCAGGAAAACTGGCCGGTTTGATCAACTCGCGCGACAACATCCTCGGCGATTTCCTGGGGCAACTAGATGAGTTCGCAAAGTCGTTCATCTATGAGTTCAACAAGGTGTTCAGCAGCGGGCAGGGGCTAACGGGCTATAAATCAATTGAATCCGAACACTTGGTCGCGACGGGACAAACCGATGATCCGCTCGACCAGGCCGGGCTTCCTTTCACGCCGGAGAACGGTTCTTTTCAAGTCAAACTCCTCAATCGGCAAACGGGCATTACAGAAACGCACGAAATCTTCGTGCAACTTAACGGCACCAGCGAAGATACGTCTCTCGAAGATCTGCGGGCGGATATCGATAACATCGACGGTCTTACAGCTACCATCTCGCTGGATGGCCAGCTTTCGATCGAGGCAGACCAGCCAAATGTGGAATTCGCATTTGCAGACGATACCAGCGGTGCGCTCGCTGCGCTGGGAATCGGGACATTTTTTACAGGATCGTCCGCGCTCGATATCGGTGTGAACGTCGCCGTAAGTGATGATCCGGCAAAGTTTGCTGCAAGTCGCTCAGGCATTGGAAAAGATACTGACAATGCGGTCGAGCTAGCATCGTTCTCCGATCGCAAGCTTGATTCGTTCGCCGGAACATCCATCGCATCCTACTACAAAGACATGGTAGGCAATGTTGCCCAATCCGGAGCGGTTACGCGGGGCATCACGGAAGGTTTCCGCACGTTCAAGGATACGCTTGAGGCACAGAAAATGGGTGTGAGTGGCGTGAACCTGGACGAAGAGGCGGTTCGAATGATCGCTTACCAACGACAATTCCAAGCCTCGTCGCGAATGATATCGACGCTCGACGAGTTATTAGAAATTTTGGTCAACCTGTAA
- the flgL gene encoding flagellar hook-associated protein FlgL, producing the protein MTRIIPVPSGRTSDYLLSQRLTNQMSADQLDLLRLQTQISTGRRVLSLSDDAPAAIRGVTLQSLLEQKTQIQTNLTTSQSYLAATDVALANAANTLNEMSGLAVRLSDTTFSDSELAAAGEQVERAIQQMMDLANQQFRGRYLFSGSNTTTVPFQELENGLVQYQGNTTGLQSFADIDLLFDTTVNGHDAFGAISEQLKGLADLNPVLTPSTKLSDLRGGKGIEKGSFQISDGISPPVTIDISKANTLADVARLIESNPPAGRKLTARISDTGLIVDIDDAGGGNLTIRELGGSRVAAQLGILDTDGNLTNPIVGTDLNPKLTLTSKVENLLGTRANAVIEYPGTNNDILIKAHDNGESLNGVKIQLVDDNLLKAGAGITRGNEIVNRGTDLLRPQTTLNFSGADNNLLLTANATDGSLDGVQIVIDATNNVGDSAVIGPTTLVDGVPTITVQIDDTDETTLQSLANAFAADGRFAIGGAASTGEAFDPASTIASSNDGLISTTGITNQAVKSRASLALVGGGNDLTLIANQAGEQFNDVEIVIDASGDIGDAATASYSDNGSTRRLTIQIDDSNETTLQSVINAIAAEGSFSVTYDNGNGESFNLASAVPSSSAGTIGNTGNTGGAADSYFVQVSSGTTTADDLLRALNDHAEFASDFTASIDPKDTTAEFLSASGTVSTSVIGETTGGSGVVFDRESGIQVQNGTESTILTFDDVETVEDLLNVFNRSGAGLVAEINASGNGINVRSNISGGDFSIGENGGSTATQLGLRSFNSDTVLTDLNFGRGVQGTDGTDLTITRNDGVELEIDLATAKTVGDVLNLINNHPKNLDGTNAIVARLSEFGNGIELIDDNPDGFGRLKVSQGVLSQAGVDLGLIPAGETEATVSNSPDAQPATATVRFDAPNNQNNAFKLTANAPGISYNNIQVEFVNSAASGNQALVNFDQATQKLTIDVDPTLTSTNTVIAAIKAEGTFDAELFSTEDATNSGAGLITQTGVLATTNGGTPLADSESATADITFAAPDHLNTAFTLVAKDAGTLRNGVRVILDDSLASGGVPNATFAPGANTLTIKIEAGVTTANQVIAAIDQEGNFDAKLLFTNDATNDGSGIINSTGTVGTTSGGTAEVLTGRNVNAQETKGIFNSLLRLKDAIAAKDVREISRVSEMMKQDIQRLSFTRGELGARDQHVDVLKARGEDEILELKSNLSLEIDVDMIQAITDMTAKQASFQASLQTAGQLYQLTLLDYI; encoded by the coding sequence ATGACACGTATCATCCCAGTTCCATCCGGTCGAACCAGCGACTATTTGTTGTCGCAACGTTTGACGAACCAGATGTCGGCTGATCAACTCGACTTGCTGCGTTTGCAAACGCAGATAAGCACGGGCCGGCGTGTTCTTTCTTTAAGCGATGATGCTCCCGCCGCGATCCGTGGCGTTACTCTGCAATCTCTGCTCGAGCAAAAGACGCAGATCCAAACGAATCTTACGACAAGCCAGTCTTATCTCGCAGCCACCGACGTCGCACTGGCAAATGCGGCGAATACCCTGAACGAAATGAGCGGTCTGGCGGTTCGGCTCAGTGATACGACCTTCTCCGACTCAGAACTTGCTGCCGCCGGCGAACAGGTCGAGCGGGCAATTCAACAGATGATGGACCTGGCGAATCAGCAGTTCCGTGGCCGATATTTGTTTTCCGGATCGAATACGACTACGGTTCCCTTCCAGGAACTTGAAAATGGCTTGGTCCAATACCAAGGAAATACCACGGGGCTGCAAAGCTTCGCCGATATCGATCTGTTGTTCGATACCACGGTTAATGGTCATGATGCATTCGGGGCGATCAGTGAACAGCTAAAAGGTCTTGCCGACTTAAATCCGGTCTTAACGCCTTCGACTAAGCTTTCTGACCTTCGTGGAGGCAAGGGAATCGAGAAAGGGAGTTTCCAGATTTCCGATGGAATTTCCCCTCCCGTGACGATCGACATCTCGAAAGCCAACACCTTAGCCGATGTCGCTCGGCTGATCGAATCGAATCCACCGGCTGGTCGCAAACTGACGGCTCGAATCAGCGATACTGGTCTCATCGTCGATATCGATGATGCCGGTGGTGGCAACCTAACCATTCGCGAATTGGGTGGAAGTCGCGTCGCCGCTCAATTAGGTATTCTCGATACCGATGGCAATCTCACCAATCCGATCGTTGGCACCGATCTCAATCCCAAGCTCACACTCACGAGTAAAGTCGAGAATTTGCTCGGAACGAGAGCGAATGCTGTCATTGAATATCCCGGCACGAACAACGACATTTTGATCAAGGCCCATGACAATGGCGAGTCGCTCAATGGAGTTAAGATTCAGCTTGTCGACGATAATTTGCTGAAAGCAGGCGCCGGCATCACGCGTGGAAACGAGATCGTCAATCGCGGTACCGATCTACTAAGGCCCCAGACAACACTGAATTTTTCAGGCGCTGACAACAACTTGCTTCTGACCGCAAACGCCACCGATGGCAGTTTGGATGGCGTGCAAATAGTTATCGATGCAACGAACAACGTCGGTGACTCTGCGGTGATTGGTCCCACCACGCTTGTCGATGGAGTTCCAACAATCACCGTTCAGATCGATGACACGGACGAGACGACACTTCAGTCCTTGGCCAATGCATTCGCCGCAGACGGTCGCTTTGCGATCGGCGGAGCGGCCTCCACCGGCGAGGCCTTCGATCCGGCGAGCACCATTGCATCGTCAAACGATGGATTAATTTCAACAACCGGTATCACGAATCAAGCCGTCAAGTCACGGGCATCACTAGCACTCGTTGGGGGCGGCAACGACCTTACGTTAATCGCCAACCAGGCTGGGGAACAATTCAACGATGTCGAAATCGTGATTGATGCCTCTGGGGATATCGGAGATGCGGCGACAGCATCGTACAGCGACAACGGTTCGACGCGACGTCTCACCATTCAAATCGACGATAGCAACGAAACGACGTTGCAATCGGTGATTAATGCGATCGCGGCGGAAGGCAGCTTCTCCGTTACCTATGACAATGGAAACGGTGAGTCATTCAATTTGGCATCGGCCGTTCCCAGCAGCAGCGCCGGTACGATTGGCAACACAGGAAACACCGGTGGCGCCGCCGACTCCTATTTTGTTCAGGTCTCCTCAGGCACTACCACGGCCGATGACCTTCTACGTGCGTTAAACGACCATGCGGAGTTTGCTTCCGACTTCACCGCTTCCATCGATCCGAAAGACACAACGGCTGAGTTTCTCTCGGCCAGCGGAACTGTGAGCACGTCGGTCATTGGCGAAACGACCGGTGGCTCAGGTGTCGTTTTTGATCGTGAGTCGGGTATTCAGGTTCAAAACGGTACTGAATCTACGATCCTTACTTTCGACGATGTTGAAACCGTCGAAGATTTGCTTAACGTCTTCAATAGAAGCGGGGCAGGGCTAGTCGCCGAAATCAATGCCTCTGGCAACGGGATCAACGTTCGTTCGAACATTAGTGGCGGGGATTTTTCAATCGGTGAGAATGGCGGCAGTACCGCCACGCAGCTCGGACTTCGCAGTTTCAATAGCGATACTGTACTGACCGATCTGAACTTTGGACGTGGTGTTCAGGGAACCGATGGAACGGACCTAACGATTACCCGCAACGATGGCGTGGAACTGGAAATCGATCTCGCGACGGCCAAGACCGTAGGTGATGTTCTCAACCTGATTAATAATCATCCCAAGAACTTGGATGGCACGAACGCCATCGTCGCTCGGCTGTCTGAATTTGGAAATGGGATCGAACTGATCGACGATAATCCCGACGGCTTTGGTCGCTTGAAGGTATCACAAGGTGTGCTTAGCCAGGCGGGTGTCGATCTCGGTTTAATTCCCGCAGGCGAGACTGAAGCGACTGTATCCAATTCGCCTGATGCACAACCGGCGACTGCGACGGTTCGCTTCGATGCTCCTAACAACCAGAACAACGCCTTCAAGCTGACTGCGAATGCCCCCGGCATTAGTTACAACAACATCCAAGTCGAGTTCGTCAATAGTGCTGCCAGCGGCAATCAAGCTTTGGTCAATTTCGATCAAGCCACGCAGAAACTTACTATTGACGTCGATCCGACGCTGACCTCCACCAACACGGTAATCGCCGCGATCAAAGCGGAAGGCACCTTTGATGCCGAGTTGTTTTCGACGGAAGACGCAACCAATTCCGGCGCTGGCTTGATTACGCAAACGGGCGTGCTGGCAACCACCAATGGCGGAACACCGCTGGCCGATTCAGAATCTGCCACGGCGGATATCACCTTCGCGGCCCCCGACCATCTCAATACGGCCTTCACGCTCGTTGCCAAGGATGCTGGAACACTGCGAAACGGTGTGCGAGTTATCCTCGACGACTCGCTTGCCAGTGGTGGTGTTCCAAACGCTACGTTTGCCCCTGGCGCCAACACACTGACCATCAAGATCGAAGCGGGCGTTACTACTGCCAACCAAGTCATCGCCGCGATCGATCAAGAAGGTAACTTCGACGCCAAGTTACTATTCACCAACGACGCAACCAATGATGGCTCAGGAATTATCAACTCGACGGGAACGGTTGGCACGACTTCCGGAGGCACCGCCGAGGTGCTTACCGGTCGAAATGTTAACGCTCAAGAGACCAAGGGTATCTTTAATTCGCTTCTGCGGCTGAAAGATGCAATTGCCGCGAAGGACGTGCGAGAGATTTCACGCGTCTCGGAAATGATGAAACAGGATATCCAGCGTCTCAGCTTTACGCGTGGCGAACTGGGTGCACGCGATCAGCATGTCGACGTTTTGAAGGCACGTGGCGAGGACGAGATTCTCGAATTGAAGTCGAACCTTTCGCTGGAAATCGATGTCGACATGATTCAGGCGATCACCGACATGACAGCAAAGCAAGCATCTTTCCAAGCTTCGCTTCAGACGGCTGGTCAGCTCTACCAATTGACGCTGCTCGATTACATCTAG
- the flgG gene encoding flagellar basal-body rod protein FlgG — MSVQTLYTAATGMQSMQTKLDVIANNLANVNTNGFKKDRANFEDLFYDHITLPGNRDAAGNLTPTGTEVGLGVRVSSTQTDFTQGAFTTTDRQLDLLIEGEGFFQLADPSGEIVYSRAGNFSVNSNGQVVQGSASIGRPIQPAITIPQDATAVEVSTDGIVSVRQPGSNTLNEVGQIQLATFINPEGLIKLGDGLYAETASSSAPITANPQTNGLGTIRKGMLEASNVEPVQELIDLITTQRSFELNSQTVQAGDQMLQLISNLRR; from the coding sequence ATGAGCGTTCAAACCCTCTACACCGCAGCCACCGGCATGCAGTCGATGCAAACCAAGCTCGACGTAATTGCCAATAATCTGGCCAACGTGAATACGAACGGTTTTAAGAAGGACCGTGCGAACTTTGAGGACCTGTTCTACGACCACATCACCTTGCCAGGCAATCGAGACGCTGCCGGCAACCTGACACCTACCGGAACCGAAGTTGGCTTGGGTGTTCGTGTTTCCAGTACGCAAACTGACTTCACGCAGGGTGCATTTACCACAACCGATCGCCAGCTTGACCTCCTGATTGAAGGAGAAGGCTTCTTTCAACTGGCCGATCCAAGTGGCGAAATCGTTTACAGCCGGGCCGGTAACTTCTCGGTGAACTCCAACGGTCAAGTCGTTCAAGGTTCCGCATCGATTGGCCGTCCGATTCAACCAGCGATTACCATTCCTCAAGACGCTACTGCCGTGGAAGTCAGTACCGACGGCATCGTTTCGGTTCGCCAGCCAGGTTCGAATACGCTGAATGAAGTTGGTCAGATTCAATTGGCCACGTTCATCAATCCAGAAGGCTTGATCAAGCTGGGCGATGGTCTCTATGCCGAAACTGCGTCGTCCAGTGCCCCGATCACTGCAAATCCGCAGACCAATGGACTTGGCACAATCCGCAAAGGAATGCTGGAAGCATCGAACGTGGAACCGGTTCAAGAGTTGATCGATTTGATTACCACACAGAGATCGTTCGAGTTGAACTCACAAACAGTTCAAGCAGGCGATCAGATGTTGCAATTGATCTCGAACTTGCGTCGATAG
- a CDS encoding rod-binding protein — translation MNATSISSNTSSAAPQSELRDRFDQFVGESLFGQMLQSMRKSLGKPAYFHGGRAEEVFQSQLDQLLVEKISDASAEQITEPMYELFAANMGQRHDASQMSEVVSEQEAKAAIGQLDNLQRQNQSQDSQADSTILSKLDLSI, via the coding sequence ATGAACGCCACAAGCATTAGCTCGAACACCTCCTCCGCTGCTCCTCAAAGCGAGCTGCGTGATCGATTCGATCAGTTCGTCGGCGAATCGCTGTTCGGACAGATGCTGCAAAGCATGCGAAAGTCGCTTGGTAAGCCAGCCTATTTTCATGGCGGTCGCGCTGAAGAGGTTTTCCAGTCGCAGTTAGATCAGCTGTTAGTCGAAAAGATCTCGGACGCCAGCGCCGAACAAATCACCGAACCCATGTACGAGTTGTTCGCCGCAAACATGGGCCAACGACATGATGCTTCCCAAATGAGTGAAGTTGTCAGCGAGCAGGAAGCCAAAGCGGCCATTGGCCAACTGGACAATCTGCAGCGACAGAACCAATCGCAAGACAGCCAGGCCGATTCGACCATCCTGTCGAAATTGGACCTCTCCATTTAA
- a CDS encoding flagellar basal body L-ring protein FlgH, with product MKTLVTLLTTIVLQLAASVVFAQQSGPVSSLSQRNIPELPGADGTPYYGSTKDLNWFYRELPPPRKVQVHDLIHIRVDERSQTFSDGEFNTRKSGQYSAILKDWLKLDGIDGITPAPQPNGDPTIAGTLTNRLQSQAEMETNESLKFTIASEVQEILPNGTLKLEASKTIQVNDEVWVYHLRGVCRTEDINPNNTVLSEQMAELSITKEEKGAIRNAYSRGWLLQMWDSVHWF from the coding sequence ATGAAAACGTTAGTGACTCTTTTAACGACGATTGTCTTGCAATTGGCTGCTTCGGTCGTGTTCGCTCAACAGAGCGGTCCGGTATCGAGCTTATCCCAGCGTAACATTCCAGAACTGCCAGGTGCTGATGGTACTCCTTACTACGGTTCGACCAAGGACCTGAACTGGTTCTACCGAGAATTGCCACCACCGAGAAAGGTCCAAGTTCACGACCTGATTCACATCCGTGTCGACGAACGCTCGCAAACCTTCTCGGATGGCGAGTTCAACACTCGAAAAAGTGGTCAGTACTCGGCGATTCTTAAAGACTGGTTGAAGTTGGACGGAATCGATGGCATCACGCCTGCTCCTCAGCCAAACGGCGATCCAACAATCGCTGGCACTCTGACCAATCGCCTTCAATCACAGGCCGAAATGGAAACGAACGAGTCGCTCAAGTTCACCATCGCTTCCGAAGTACAAGAGATTCTGCCCAACGGAACACTCAAGTTAGAAGCAAGCAAGACAATTCAAGTCAACGACGAAGTTTGGGTCTATCACCTGCGTGGTGTCTGCCGCACCGAAGACATCAACCCGAACAATACCGTGCTCAGCGAACAGATGGCTGAGCTCTCGATCACGAAGGAAGAAAAGGGAGCGATTCGTAACGCCTACAGTCGTGGCTGGCTATTACAGATGTGGGATAGCGTCCACTGGTTCTAA
- a CDS encoding flagellar basal body P-ring protein FlgI, with protein sequence MNSTLRQLALLIAFGLLVCGVQTAEAQVAQAQYSSIDSQRFQINRPLSDFVRVKGQEGNFLQGIGLVVGLKGTGDSDLTPTHRALALMMRYLGSNSGEGPDGEYLPEALKNVKNTALVLVRANVPAEGAEEGDFIDCEVSAISAKSLEGGTLAISTLQGPNPHDKTVWALASGPVKLANDEIPTRGHVMKGCRFERTIRNPFVTADGKIFLVIKDGHKDFRMAQEIVFGVNNLEQNVSRGTSGQIAKAIDQKTVEVTVPPQYKDEPVYFISILMETPIVDSLLNNKVVINKHQGLIVIGSDVEIGPVVINHNGIKVETTNPEASKFVSVDSQKSYATRLKDLEDALTTLKVPAEDIITIVEALHHQGKVYGDLVYVN encoded by the coding sequence ATGAACTCGACACTCCGACAACTTGCTCTGCTGATTGCCTTTGGCCTGTTGGTCTGTGGTGTACAAACGGCAGAAGCTCAGGTTGCTCAGGCCCAGTACAGCTCGATTGATTCGCAACGATTTCAGATCAACCGCCCGTTGTCTGACTTTGTGCGGGTAAAGGGGCAGGAAGGCAACTTCCTCCAAGGTATTGGCCTGGTTGTCGGCTTGAAGGGAACGGGTGACTCCGATCTTACGCCAACTCACCGAGCTTTGGCCTTGATGATGCGATACCTCGGAAGCAATTCCGGTGAAGGCCCTGATGGCGAATACTTGCCGGAAGCACTAAAAAACGTCAAAAACACGGCTCTGGTCTTAGTTCGGGCCAACGTTCCGGCCGAAGGGGCGGAAGAAGGTGATTTCATCGATTGCGAAGTCAGTGCGATTTCTGCCAAAAGTCTAGAAGGTGGCACGCTGGCGATTTCTACGCTACAAGGCCCGAATCCTCACGACAAAACCGTGTGGGCACTTGCCAGTGGTCCGGTCAAACTGGCCAACGACGAAATTCCAACGCGTGGTCACGTAATGAAAGGTTGTCGGTTCGAGCGAACCATCCGCAATCCATTTGTGACCGCGGACGGCAAGATTTTTCTGGTCATCAAAGATGGCCATAAAGACTTCCGAATGGCTCAGGAAATCGTTTTCGGTGTGAACAACCTGGAACAAAACGTCAGCCGTGGAACGAGCGGACAAATTGCCAAGGCCATCGATCAAAAGACGGTCGAAGTCACTGTTCCGCCGCAATACAAAGACGAGCCAGTCTACTTCATCTCAATTCTGATGGAGACACCGATCGTCGATAGCCTGCTCAATAACAAAGTGGTAATCAACAAGCACCAAGGTTTGATCGTGATTGGCAGTGACGTCGAAATCGGTCCGGTTGTGATCAACCACAATGGTATCAAGGTCGAGACAACCAATCCCGAAGCCTCGAAGTTTGTGTCGGTCGATTCCCAGAAATCGTATGCGACCCGCTTGAAAGACTTAGAAGACGCATTAACCACCCTTAAGGTGCCAGCGGAAGACATCATCACGATCGTCGAAGCGTTGCACCACCAAGGCAAGGTCTACGGCGACCTGGTCTATGTCAACTAA
- the flgA gene encoding flagellar basal body P-ring formation chaperone FlgA, translated as MKFANLIRFSIALLATFVLANTVLANDGRITLKTAAKITGPIACLGEIAVVDVADPTLRAELMGLQVTPAPSIGQSAYLSINDIRSILSAHGYSAGEIAISGSSRVRIEGGAPAEIKEPSRQVSRTLPRRTFAGRLLPEPTEQEVMTVAHVVRNVRRGEIIQPGDVEMRQLSVIRQEDGYPTNLESVIGKEAARGISADRPIASKDVREPVIVRRNEVVTIFARAGNIIVRREMLALNDAGKGELVEVQPVAPNSFGRAREAERFQAQVVGPGEAVVLTGYTKVEPSHPNQPHTQLGARR; from the coding sequence ATGAAGTTCGCTAACTTAATTCGATTTTCCATCGCACTGCTGGCAACGTTCGTGTTGGCGAACACAGTACTTGCTAACGATGGCAGGATCACGCTGAAAACCGCAGCGAAGATCACCGGACCAATTGCTTGCCTTGGTGAGATTGCCGTCGTTGATGTTGCTGATCCAACGCTTCGAGCGGAACTTATGGGCCTGCAAGTAACGCCGGCACCATCGATCGGCCAATCTGCTTACCTTAGCATCAATGATATTCGCTCGATTCTTTCCGCTCATGGCTATTCAGCCGGCGAAATCGCTATCTCGGGATCGAGTCGAGTTCGGATCGAAGGTGGGGCCCCCGCCGAAATCAAGGAACCATCACGACAAGTGAGCCGAACCTTGCCGCGTCGCACGTTCGCTGGCAGGCTTTTGCCAGAGCCTACCGAGCAAGAAGTCATGACCGTTGCTCATGTCGTACGCAACGTTCGTCGTGGCGAAATCATTCAACCTGGCGACGTCGAGATGCGACAACTCTCGGTCATCCGTCAAGAAGATGGCTACCCAACGAATCTGGAAAGTGTGATCGGTAAGGAAGCTGCTCGTGGCATTTCGGCCGATCGGCCAATCGCCTCGAAGGATGTCCGAGAACCGGTCATCGTTCGTCGCAATGAAGTAGTAACCATCTTTGCCCGAGCTGGCAACATCATCGTACGACGCGAAATGCTTGCCTTAAACGATGCCGGCAAAGGCGAACTGGTTGAAGTTCAACCGGTTGCCCCTAACTCGTTCGGCCGTGCTCGTGAAGCAGAACGATTCCAAGCTCAAGTCGTAGGTCCTGGCGAAGCCGTCGTGCTAACTGGGTACACAAAAGTTGAGCCCTCGCATCCAAACCAACCCCATACTCAACTGGGAGCTCGTCGATGA
- the flgN gene encoding flagellar export chaperone FlgN, whose protein sequence is MTSPTSATAELDSTQVIDLENETAVFLQELSDVQADLLNVLHRKREQMVANDIEGMQETMTGEQALLDRLEQLRDSRQILLNNARGKGLPADSMQSLARALDTDNTQTGGLTQKAHSARDAMRHIQNETLANFVLAQQTVLHLSQLLQIIATGGKIKPTYEAENASNQGGTLVDQDA, encoded by the coding sequence ATGACTTCCCCTACATCCGCGACTGCAGAACTTGATTCAACACAGGTCATCGATCTCGAGAACGAGACCGCTGTCTTTCTGCAAGAGCTTTCGGACGTTCAAGCCGATCTGCTCAACGTGTTGCACCGCAAACGCGAGCAAATGGTCGCCAACGACATTGAAGGTATGCAGGAAACCATGACGGGCGAGCAAGCGTTGCTAGATCGCCTCGAGCAACTCCGCGATTCACGTCAGATCTTGCTCAACAATGCGAGAGGGAAAGGCTTGCCAGCAGACAGCATGCAGTCACTCGCCCGAGCGTTGGATACCGACAATACACAAACTGGCGGTTTGACGCAGAAGGCGCACAGTGCACGAGATGCGATGCGTCACATTCAGAATGAAACGCTCGCAAACTTCGTGCTAGCCCAGCAAACCGTGTTACATCTTTCGCAATTGCTACAAATCATTGCGACCGGGGGAAAGATTAAACCGACATATGAAGCGGAGAATGCCTCGAACCAGGGTGGGACCCTGGTGGACCAGGACGCGTGA